In Uranotaenia lowii strain MFRU-FL chromosome 2, ASM2978415v1, whole genome shotgun sequence, one genomic interval encodes:
- the LOC129748821 gene encoding vang-like protein 1: MENESVKSEPSSKSTRRARGHNSSSTLGSHRDRTRHSHRNNHSRNKRPDMAPFQTSVNLGDDGRDGQEVIEVQILPQDETWGENTTAITGNTSEQSISMEDVSYWQMTDDTGIGFACQRYLERSLSVILCTAAFLSPLIMAVLPKVGFFPSAFDNMDLTPNDRLQLLVCNAECKGMLVSLAARMLLLAIGLWAVFFRKPVAIMPRIFFFRASVLLLVLISTFAYWLFYIVQVTEGIKALVSGSEAVNYKTLVSYATNFTDTLLFVHYVAVILLEIRHLQPIYHIKVIRSPDGESHNYSIGQLSIQRAAVWVLQRYYTEFTIYNPYLERLPVSKAQRKASSSFKYYEVDGSTPAQQQNQSRAVLAAHARRRDSSHNERFYEEHEYERRVKKRRARLVTAAEEAFTHIKRMQNDQAQTQAPVIPLDPHEAAQAIFPSMARALQKYLRITRQQPRHTIESILKHLAHCLKNDMSPRSFLEPYLVEAPVLQNEKERRTNHNWALICDELLSRPISDGCTFQLIQNDVSLTVSINKIPHFTVSEEVVDPKSNKFVLKLNSETSV, encoded by the coding sequence ATGGAAAACGAATCAGTAAAATCGGAACCTAGCAGCAAATCAACCAGGCGCGCACGAGGACATAATAGTAGCAGCACATTGGGATCTCATCGGGACCGAACGAGACACTCACATAGGAACAACCATTCGCGAAACAAACGCCCAGATATGGCTCCGTTCCAGACAAGCGTCAATCTCGGCGATGACGGTCGAGATGGGCAGGAGGTTATCGAAGTTCAAATTCTACCACAGGATGAAACGTGGGGTGAAAACACAACGGCTATTACGGGAAATACATCGGAACAGAGCATATCGATGGAAGATGTCAGCTACTGGCAGATGACGGATGATACTGGCATAGGATTCGCCTGTCAGCGGTATCTGGAACGATCGTTGTCAGTGATACTTTGTACAGCAGCGTTTCTGAGTCCGCTCATTATGGCAGTTTTACCAAAGGTAGGATTTTTCCCATCCGCATTCGACAATATGGATTTGACACCAAACGATCGATTACAACTGCTAGTGTGCAATGCCGAATGCAAAGGAATGCTGGTATCTCTGGCAGCAAGAATGTTACTGCTAGCAATAGGTCTATGGGCAGTTTTCTTCCGAAAACCTGTGGCCATTATGCCAAGAATATTTTTCTTTCGCGCTTCCGTTCTTTTGCTGGTGCTCATATCTACTTTTGCCTATTGGCTGTTCTATATTGTCCAAGTAACGGAAGGAATCAAGGCGCTGGTTTCCGGTTCGGAGGCGGTGAACTACAAAACTCTGGTATCATACGCTACCAACTTTACGGATACACTCCTTTTCGTACACTATGTTGCGGTCATACTTCTTGAAATTCGACATCTACAACCCATCTATCACATAAAGGTTATAAGAAGTCCCGATGGCGAGTCGCACAACTATAGTATAGGACAGCTGAGCATTCAACGAGCAGCAGTTTGGGTACTTCAGCGCTATTATACGGAATTTACAATATATAATCCGTATCTGGAGCGCCTACCAGTCTCGAAAGCACAACGTAAAGCATCTTCGTCATTCAAGTATTATGAGGTGGATGGTTCCACGCCAGCTCAGCAACAGAACCAATCCAGAGCCGTGTTGGCTGCGCATGCCCGTCGCCGTGATTCCTCTCACAACGAACGATTTTATGAAGAACATGAATATGAAAGACGCGTGAAGAAACGTCGCGCCAGACTTGTTACGGCGGCCGAAGAAGCATTCACACATATCAAGCGGATGCAGAATGATCAAGCTCAAACACAAGCACCGGTTATACCACTTGATCCACACGAAGCGGCTCAAGCTATTTTCCCATCGATGGCGAGAGCTCTGCAGAAATATTTACGAATAACTCGACAGCAACCGCGGCACACGATCGAAtctattttaaaacatcttGCACATTGCCTTAAGAATGACATGTCGCCCAGATCTTTCCTAGAGCCATATCTCGTTGAAGCTCCTGTACTGCAGAACGAGAAGGAGCGTCGAACTAATCACAATTGGGCCTTGATCTGTGATGAACTTTTATCGCGACCGATTTCGGACGGATGCACGTTCCAGCTGATCCAGAACGATGTCTCGCTTACGGTTTCCATCAACAAGATTCCTCATTTTACCGTCAGCGAAGAAGTGGTGGATCCGAAGTCGAATAAATTCGTCCTGAAGTTGAACTCCGAAACCAGCGTGTGA